Proteins encoded within one genomic window of Haladaptatus sp. QDMS2:
- a CDS encoding bifunctional nuclease family protein, producing the protein MNASIEAVRVANTPDGPVPVVLLAVEDETDVLPIFIGFEEAASIARGMDAIDIGRPLTHDLMLDLVEELGGRIDHVEISTLEDETYIADLYLNTPRETTVIDARPSDTLALVSRTNAPIHISEDVFEDGRRPLEDFDELRDIREVGQL; encoded by the coding sequence ATGAACGCCAGTATCGAGGCCGTCCGGGTCGCCAACACGCCCGACGGCCCCGTGCCCGTGGTCTTACTCGCCGTGGAGGACGAGACGGACGTCCTCCCCATCTTCATCGGGTTCGAGGAAGCCGCGAGCATCGCCCGCGGCATGGACGCCATCGACATCGGACGCCCCCTCACCCACGACCTGATGTTGGACCTCGTAGAGGAACTCGGCGGCCGCATCGACCACGTCGAAATTAGCACGCTCGAAGACGAAACTTACATCGCAGACCTCTATCTGAACACGCCCCGCGAGACGACCGTCATCGACGCCCGTCCGAGCGACACCCTCGCCCTCGTCTCCCGCACGAACGCCCCAATCCACATCTCTGAGGACGTGTTCGAAGACGGTCGTCGCCCGCTCGAAGACTTCGACGAACTCAGAGACATCCGGGAGGTCGGGCAACTGTGA
- the hisE gene encoding phosphoribosyl-ATP diphosphatase gives MSDDVIDELFALIESRKEELPEGSYTTSLFTHEKGENAVLEKLGEEVTELILAAKDDDHDELAHEAADIVYHMLVLLSMKDMDVADLRAELNARR, from the coding sequence GTGAGCGACGACGTCATCGACGAGCTGTTCGCCCTCATCGAATCGCGAAAGGAAGAGCTTCCGGAAGGCTCCTACACGACGTCGCTGTTCACCCACGAGAAGGGCGAGAACGCGGTCCTCGAAAAGCTGGGCGAAGAGGTGACCGAACTCATCCTCGCCGCCAAGGACGACGACCACGACGAACTGGCTCACGAAGCAGCAGACATCGTCTACCACATGCTCGTCCTCCTCTCGATGAAAGACATGGACGTCGCGGACCTGCGGGCCGAACTCAACGCTCGACGCTAA
- a CDS encoding GTPase, with protein MIFEDLPTTPRSDELIDKAFSRAARAGRAKKGLDAQQSMLMTAANILSDNLQNVGTSWPDFDEVDPFYYELADALVDVDELRKSLSEVMWAGRKCADIRQEYQRRVSGDVDTARKVRKQAFARLADVTEEVDDDLKRLNEARDILRKLPDIRPEEPTIVVAGYPNVGKSSFVNAVTNARNATATYPFTTTQVHVGHIERDRIRYQIVDTPGLLDRPADERNDIEAQAVSALEHLADVVLVFVDASESCGYPLADQLALRDALREQFTEQPVITVANKIDRSDDVEADCYMSVTESEGIEETLDAAVEAIGYEHDFTV; from the coding sequence ATGATTTTCGAGGACCTTCCGACCACACCCCGGTCGGACGAACTCATCGATAAAGCCTTCTCGCGGGCAGCGCGAGCGGGCCGCGCCAAGAAGGGCCTCGACGCCCAGCAGTCGATGCTGATGACGGCCGCCAACATCCTCTCTGACAATCTCCAGAACGTCGGCACGTCGTGGCCCGACTTCGACGAAGTCGACCCCTTCTACTACGAACTCGCAGACGCGCTCGTCGACGTAGACGAGCTTCGAAAGAGCCTCTCCGAGGTGATGTGGGCCGGTCGCAAGTGCGCCGACATCCGCCAAGAGTACCAGCGCCGCGTCAGTGGCGACGTCGACACCGCCCGGAAGGTGCGAAAACAGGCGTTCGCCCGCCTCGCAGACGTCACCGAGGAGGTCGACGACGACCTGAAACGCCTGAACGAGGCGCGCGACATCCTCCGTAAACTGCCGGACATTCGCCCGGAGGAGCCGACCATCGTCGTCGCCGGCTACCCGAACGTCGGCAAATCGTCGTTCGTGAACGCCGTCACGAACGCGCGCAACGCGACGGCGACCTACCCATTCACGACGACGCAGGTCCACGTCGGCCACATCGAGCGTGACCGCATCCGCTATCAAATCGTGGACACCCCGGGCCTGCTCGACCGCCCAGCAGACGAGCGAAACGACATCGAAGCCCAGGCCGTGAGCGCACTGGAACACCTCGCCGACGTCGTTCTCGTCTTCGTGGACGCGAGCGAGTCGTGTGGTTACCCGCTCGCCGACCAACTCGCCCTCCGCGACGCACTCCGCGAGCAGTTCACCGAACAGCCCGTCATCACCGTCGCCAACAAAATCGACCGCTCTGACGACGTCGAAGCCGACTGCTACATGAGCGTCACCGAAAGCGAAGGCATCGAAGAGACGCTCGACGCCGCCGTCGAAGCAATCGGCTACGAACACGACTTCACCGTCTAA
- a CDS encoding SIMPL domain-containing protein, with product MTRALVLAAFVVLAGCLGSINTPGSADGVGPRTIQVTATGTASGEPDEAVLTIGVTAVAQSADAARNRVATNVSSMRAALRDAGVTDDQIQTTAFFIGEDPQSDETDVRGFRATHLFRITLTDVDSVGEIIDVAIQNGATDVQNVQFTLSDDREREVRAAALSAAMENAREQGETLADAGALTIVDVHSVETVEQSFFPAFERGGDGSTSIEPGPVMITAQVQVVYNATG from the coding sequence ATGACGCGAGCACTTGTCCTCGCCGCATTCGTCGTTCTCGCTGGCTGTCTGGGTAGTATCAATACTCCAGGGTCAGCAGACGGTGTCGGACCACGAACGATTCAGGTTACCGCCACCGGTACGGCGAGCGGCGAACCCGACGAAGCGGTGCTTACCATCGGCGTGACCGCTGTCGCACAATCGGCAGATGCCGCGCGAAACCGCGTCGCGACGAACGTGTCGTCGATGCGGGCTGCACTCCGTGATGCCGGCGTTACAGACGACCAAATTCAAACGACGGCGTTCTTCATCGGAGAGGATCCACAGAGCGACGAAACCGATGTGCGAGGGTTCCGTGCGACGCACCTGTTCCGGATTACGCTCACTGACGTCGATTCTGTGGGTGAAATTATCGACGTCGCTATCCAAAACGGTGCGACGGACGTCCAGAATGTTCAGTTTACACTCTCGGACGACCGGGAGCGCGAGGTGCGGGCAGCCGCGCTTTCCGCTGCCATGGAAAACGCTCGGGAGCAAGGCGAGACGCTCGCTGACGCTGGGGCGCTAACTATCGTGGACGTTCACTCCGTCGAAACCGTAGAACAGAGCTTCTTCCCCGCGTTCGAACGCGGCGGAGATGGTTCGACGAGTATCGAACCGGGTCCGGTTATGATCACCGCACAGGTCCAGGTGGTTTACAACGCGACCGGTTAG
- a CDS encoding TIGR00341 family protein, translated as MRLVQVTIPAGKREAILDTLDDEGIDYVLTDETSGREFTGVVSFPLPTNAVEHVLGRLREVGVEDEAYTVVIDAETVISRRFEALQEKYDESDQSDERIAREELVTTATNLAPSMVTYLTMTVVSGVIATAGLLLDSPAVVVGSMVIAPLIGPAMAASVGTVIDDRDLFLRGVKLQLIGFAAAIAAAALFSWLVKTIHLIPPGIDPTEIAQVRERLSPDFLSLMVALGAGVAGAFSLSAGVSASLVGVMIAVALVPPAAAVGIGIAWGLPMVVLGSGVLALVNALSINLAAITTLWYTGYRPDRWFKLDSARSRTLKRAGVLIAAILVLSLFLGGVTLASFSSANAEENIQTQIETTLDRPAYDEVTLLDVEVEFTESALTRSPSEVVVTVGLPPDVEKPPLAAELDAAITENFGYDVDLQVRFVELQSA; from the coding sequence GTGCGACTCGTACAGGTTACCATTCCAGCGGGCAAACGGGAGGCGATTCTCGATACCTTAGACGACGAGGGCATCGACTACGTCCTCACCGACGAGACGAGCGGACGCGAGTTTACGGGCGTCGTGTCGTTCCCGCTCCCGACGAACGCCGTCGAACACGTACTCGGACGCCTCCGCGAGGTCGGCGTCGAAGACGAAGCCTACACTGTCGTCATCGACGCAGAGACCGTCATCTCGCGGCGCTTCGAGGCATTACAGGAGAAGTACGACGAGAGCGACCAAAGCGACGAACGAATCGCCCGCGAAGAGTTGGTGACGACGGCGACGAACCTCGCCCCGTCGATGGTGACCTACCTCACCATGACGGTCGTGAGCGGCGTCATCGCCACGGCAGGGCTCCTCCTCGACTCGCCGGCCGTCGTCGTCGGGTCGATGGTCATCGCGCCGCTCATCGGTCCGGCGATGGCGGCGAGCGTCGGCACGGTCATCGACGACCGTGACCTGTTCCTCCGGGGCGTCAAGCTCCAGCTCATCGGCTTTGCGGCTGCGATCGCTGCAGCGGCGCTCTTTTCGTGGCTCGTCAAGACGATTCACTTGATTCCTCCGGGCATCGACCCAACCGAAATCGCGCAGGTGAGAGAGCGACTCTCACCTGACTTCCTCTCGCTGATGGTCGCTCTCGGTGCTGGCGTTGCCGGCGCGTTCAGCCTCTCTGCCGGCGTCTCTGCCTCGCTCGTCGGCGTCATGATTGCCGTGGCGCTCGTCCCGCCGGCGGCTGCCGTAGGCATCGGTATCGCCTGGGGACTCCCGATGGTCGTACTCGGTTCGGGAGTGCTCGCGCTCGTCAACGCCCTCTCTATCAATCTCGCCGCAATCACGACGCTCTGGTACACCGGCTACCGTCCCGACCGCTGGTTCAAACTCGACTCCGCGCGGTCGCGAACGCTCAAGCGGGCTGGCGTCCTCATCGCCGCCATCCTCGTACTCTCGCTTTTCCTCGGGGGCGTAACGCTCGCGTCGTTCTCGAGTGCCAACGCAGAAGAGAACATCCAGACCCAAATCGAGACCACGCTCGACCGACCGGCGTACGACGAGGTGACCCTGTTGGACGTGGAGGTAGAATTCACCGAAAGCGCACTCACACGCTCTCCCTCCGAAGTCGTCGTCACGGTGGGTTTACCGCCGGACGTGGAGAAGCCGCCGCTCGCGGCTGAACTCGATGCGGCTATCACAGAGAATTTCGGATACGACGTCGATTTGCAGGTTCGATTCGTCGAACTCCAATCTGCCTGA
- the engB gene encoding GTP-binding protein EngB, translating into MFENRPDRDTEIVLVGRSNVGKSTLMRLLTGHKKFNTGKKPGVTRQPNHFDWAPESFMLTDLPGFGFMSGVEEDHREAIKTNIVQYIEEYADNITLGILVVDGKSVIDIIDRHTTEDSIPHDVEMFYFLQELDIPVIVAVNKMDKVDDKDERLNDLCDRLGLAPPWQQWQDVICPIIAKRGTIDTLNEAIREHLHAEKRDDLLKFF; encoded by the coding sequence ATGTTCGAAAATCGCCCCGACCGCGACACGGAAATCGTACTCGTCGGGCGGTCAAACGTCGGCAAATCCACGCTCATGCGCCTGCTCACCGGCCACAAGAAGTTCAACACGGGCAAGAAACCCGGCGTTACCCGCCAGCCGAACCACTTCGACTGGGCACCAGAGAGCTTCATGCTAACCGACCTCCCCGGGTTCGGGTTCATGTCCGGCGTCGAGGAGGACCACCGTGAGGCAATCAAGACCAACATCGTCCAGTACATCGAGGAGTACGCCGACAACATCACGCTCGGCATCCTCGTGGTCGACGGCAAGAGCGTCATCGACATCATCGACCGTCACACGACGGAGGATTCCATTCCCCACGACGTGGAGATGTTCTACTTCCTCCAGGAACTCGACATTCCCGTCATCGTCGCGGTCAACAAGATGGACAAGGTGGACGACAAAGACGAACGGCTCAACGACCTCTGTGATCGCCTCGGCCTCGCCCCGCCGTGGCAGCAGTGGCAGGACGTCATCTGCCCCATCATCGCCAAACGCGGCACCATCGACACGCTGAATGAGGCGATTCGAGAGCACTTGCACGCTGAGAAACGGGACGATTTGCTCAAATTCTTCTAG